The Streptomyces rubrogriseus genomic sequence GCCACTCCGCCGGCCAGGGCCAGGGAGCAGTCGCCGTCGCGCAGGGCCTGGCAGGCCAGGTGCAGGGAGACCAGGGAGGAGGAGCAGGCGGTGTCCACCGAGACCGCCGGGCCCTCCAGCCCCAGCACGTAGGAGATGCGCCCGGACGCCACGCTGCCGTGGCTGCCGGTGGTCAGATAGCCCTGGAGGTCGTCGGCGACCTCGGGCAGCCGGCTGATGTAGTCGTGGTACATCACGCCCGTGTAGACGCCGGTGCGGGTGCCGCGCAGCGCGGTGGGGGCGATGCCGGCGTGTTCGAGCGCTTCCCAGGAGGTCTCCAGCAGCAGCCGCTGCTGGGGGTCCATGGCCAGGGCCTCGCGGGGCGAGACACCGAAGAAGTCGGCGTCGAAGTCGGCCACGTCGTAGAGGAAGGCACCTTCGCGGACGTACGAGGTGCCGGAATGGTCGGGGTCGGGGTGGTAGAGGCCCTCCACGTCCCAGCCGCGGTCGGCGGGGAAGGAACCGACCACGTCGGCGCCGGAGTCCACCAGGGACCACAGGTCCTCGGGCGAGGTGACGGCACCCGGGTAGCGGCAGCCCATCCCCACGACGGCGATCGGCTCGGCCGAGGCGGCGAGCAACTCCTGGTTCTGCCGCCGCAGCCGGGCGGACTCCTTCAGTGCGTCACGCAGTGCCTCGACGACGGCTTCCGGCGGTGTGTTCGCCATGTCTCCCACTTCTCTGGCTGTCGGGTTCTCTAGTTGTCGAGGCCCTCGCGGGCCAGGCGGACCAGCTCCGCGACGTCCATGTCGTCGATCTGGTCGAGGTCGGCCTCCGCGGATCCGGCGGCGTCCGCTTCCTCGGGAACCGGGCCCGGCTCGGGCGCGGGGCTCTGCTCGGGGAAGAGCTGCGAGCCGAGCAGCTCCGCCAGCGCCTCCGGCGACGGGTGGTCGAAGACGAGGGTGGCCGGGAGCCGGAGACCGGTGCGGCGGCTCAGGCGGTTGCGCAGCTCCACCGAGGTGAGTGAGGTGAAGCCCAGGTCCTTGAACCCGCGACGCACGTCGACGGCCTGCGGCGAGGCGTGGTCGAGGACCGTCGCGGCCTCCGCCCGCACCAGCGCCAGCAGTTCCTTCAGCCGGTCCGCCGGACTCAGCGGTGCCAGCCGCTCGGCCAGGGTGGCCGGGGCGGCGGAGACCGCCGCCGTCGTCCCCGAGGCCGCCGCCGGCAGGGCCCGGCCGCGCACCAGTCGGCGCAGCACGGGCGGTACGTCGGCACCCCGGGCGCGCAGTGCCGCGGCGTCCAGCCGCGCCACCACCAGCTGGGGCTCGTCCACCTGGAGGGCCGCGTCGAACAGCTCCACGCCCAGCCGGGGAGCGATCGCCGTCATACCGGTACTGCGGGCCAGCCGCGCCCGGTCCTCCTCGCTCAGAGCGGCCTCCATGCCACCCTCGGCCCACAGTCCCCAGTCCAGCGACACCGCGGGCAGACCCTGGGCCCTGCGATGCCGGGCCAGAGCGTCGAGGAACACGTTGGCGGCCGCGTAATTGGCCTGGCCGGGCCCCCCGACCAGACCCTGCACGGAGGAGAACAGCACGAAGGCGGACAGCTCGTGGTCCCGGGTCAGCCGGTGGAGGTTCCACGCGGCGTCGGCCTTGGGGCGCAGTACGTCGTCCAGGCGCGACCCGTCCAGGCTCTCCAGCAGTCCGTCGGCGAGCACGCCGGCGGTGTGCACGACGCCGGTGAGCGGACGGTCGTCCGGGACTCCGGCCAGCAGCTCGGCCAGCGCCTCGGGATCGGCCGCGTCACAGGCCTCCACGGAGACCCGCGCGCCGAGCGCCTCCAACTCGGCCCGCAGCGAGGCTGCTCCGGGTGCGTCCGCTCCCCGACGGCTGGTCAGGACGAAACTGCGGACGCCGTGCCGGGTGGCCAGGTGACGAGCCGTCAGTGCGCCCAGGGCGCCGGTGCCACCGGTGATCAGTACGGTGCCGTCCGGATCCCATCGCACGGACACCGACCCGTCCCGCGCGCCGCCCGCCCCGACCCGGGCCAGCCGCGGTGCCAGGAACTCGTCGTCTCTGACCGCCAGTTGGGGTTCCTGGGTCAGCAGTGCCCCGCCCAGTCCGCCGGGCAGCGGCCCTTCGCGGTCCAGGTCGAGCAGCGCGAACAGATCGGGATGCTCCGACTGGGCCGAGCGGACCAGCCCCCACAGCCCCGCGTGCGCGAGATCGGCGACGTCCGTGTCCCGGCCCGCCGCGACGGCGCCCCGGGTGACCACCACCAGCCGGGCGTCGGCCAGCCGCTCGTCGGCGAGCCAGGTCTGCGCGACCTCCAGCATCCGGCGGGCGGCCGCCCGGACCGCCGCGCCGTCCACCGGCTCGTCCGGCTCGCCGATCAGGGGGACGAACACCAGGTCGGGCCGTTCGCCCCCGTCCGCCACCGCCTTGCTCACGGCGGCCAGGTCCGGGTGCGCGGACACCGTGTGCCCGGCCCGGCCGGCGGCCCTGGCCAGCTCGGGCAGCTGCGGGCCCACCACCGCCCAGCGTTCCGCCGGTACCGCGGCGGGACGGGTGACGGGCGTCCAGTCCAGCCGGAACAGCGCGTCCTGCTCGGCGCCCCCGGCGGCGGCGAGCCGGTCCGCGGACACCGGCCGCCGGGACAGGGAGGCGACGGTCGCCACCGGGTTGCCGTCGGTGTCCGTCACGTGCAGCGCCACCGCGTTCTCCCCGGCCCGCGAGATCCGGACCCGGACCGCGGCCGCTCCGCCGGCGTGGAACCGGACGCCGGAGAAGACGAAGGGGAGCTGCGTCCGCCCGGTGCGCGGCAGCACACCCAGCTCCACTGCGTGCAGCGCCGCGTCCAGCAGGGCCGGGTGGAGCCCGAACCGGGCGGCGTCCTCGCCCAGGCCCTCGGGCAGGGCCAGTTCCGCGAAGACCTCCTCGCCCAGGCGCCACGCCTTGCGCAGGCCCTGGAAGGCAGGACCGTACGCGTATCCGCTGCGGGCCAGTTCCTCGTACCAGCCCTCCAGGGGCACGGCCTCGGCGCCCCGGGGCGGCCACTCGGCCGCATCGGCCGCCGGCTCCGGGTCGGCCGCCTCGGCCAGGGTGCCGCCTGCATGGCGCGTCCACGCCGTGTCCGGCGGCGCGTCGGCGGGGCGGGCGTACACGCCGACCGATCGCCTGCCGTCCTGGTCGGGCTCCTTCACGGCGACCTGTATGTGCACGCCGCCCTCGGCGGGCAGCACCAGCGGCGCCTCCAGCGCCAGCTCCTCCAGCAGGTCGCTCCCGGCCTGGCGGCCCGCGTGCAGCGCCAGTTCGACGAAGCCGGTGCCCGGGAACAGGGTGGTGCCGAGCGCGGCGTGGTCCGCCAGCCACGCGTCGGTGTCCTGACCGAGCCGACCGGTCACCACCAGCCCGTCACCACCGGCGAGCTGCAGGCTCGCGCCGAGCAACGCATGATCGGCGCCGGCGAGTCCCAGCCCGTCGGGCTCGGCACTCTGACGCGGGGGGCTGATCCAGTAGGGGTGGTGTTGGAAGGGGTAGGTGGGGAGGGGGTGGTGGGGGTGGGGGGAGGGTGGGGGTGAAGGTGATGGGGTGGCCGTGGGTCCAGGCGTGGGTGAGGTTGGTGAGGAGTTGGTGGGGTCCGTTGGTGTTGCGGCGGAGGGTGGTGAGGGTGTGGATGGGGGTGTTGTGGTGGTGGGCGGTGTTTTCGATGTGGTGGGTGAGGACGGGGTGGGGGGAGGGTTCGAGGTAGGTGGTGTGTCCGTCGTTGAGGAGTTGGGTGATGGTGGGGTGGAAGGCGACGGGTTGGCGGGCGTTGTTGTACCAGTGGTGGGGGTGAGGTTGGTGCCGGGGGTGGGGTGGGTGGTGGTGGTGGAGTAGAGGGGGTGTGGGTGGGTTGGGGGTGAGGTGGTTGAGGTCGTTGAGGATGTGGTGTTTGAGGGGTTCGAGGGCGGGGCTGTGGCTGGGGACGGTGGCGGGGATGAGGTGGGCGCGGGTTCCTTGTTGGCGGAGGGTGTTGATGAGGGTGTGGAGTTGGTGGGTGGGGCTGAGCGATGTTGGTGGTGGTGGGGCTGTTGGTGCTTAAGCGATGTGGAGGTTGGGGTGGTGGGTGAGGTGGGGGGTGAGTTGTTGGGGGGTGGCTTCGATGGTGGCGATGGCGCCGTGGCCGGTGAGGTGGGTGTGGAAGAGGTGGGAGCGGGTGGTGATGATGTGGGCTGCTTGTTGGAGGGTGAGGGCGCTAAGCGAGGTGGGCGGCGGTGATTTCGCCTTGGGAGTGGCCGGTGTAGGCGTGGGGGGTGAGGCCGTGGGTGTGCCAGGTTTGGGCGAGTGCGGTGTTGATGGTGAAGAGGAGGGGTTGGAGGAGGTCGATGCGTTGGAGGAGTTCGGGTTGGTGGGTGGTGTTGCGGAGGGTTTGTTCGAGGTCGAAGGGGAGGTGGGGTTGGAGGGTGTGGGTGATGGTGTGGAAGTGGTGGGCGTAGGGGGGGTAGTGGTCGAGGAGGTCGAGGGTCATGCCGGGCCATTGGCTGCCTTGTCCGGGGAGGACGAAGACGAGGGGGCCGGGGGGTTGGTGGGTGGTGTGTTGGGTGAGGTTGGGGTGGGGTTGGTCGTTGGTGAGGGCGGTGAGGGTGGTGAGGAGTTCGTGGTGGGTGGTGGCGATGATGGCGGCGCGGTGGGGGTGGTGGGTGCGTTCGGTTGCGAGGGTGCGGGCGATGGCGGGGAGGGGGTGTGGGGGTGTTGGGTGAGGTGGTGGTGGAGGCGTTGGGCTTGGGCGTGTAGGGCGGGTTCGGTTCTGGCGGAGAGGAGGAAGGGGAGGGGGGTGGGTGTTTCGGTGGGTGTGGGGGTGGTGGGCCGGTCGGCCACCCGCAACACCCCGGCCGACTCCACCGGTGCCCGGGAGTGGGCTTCTTCTGCTTCGGGGGTGTGTTCGGGTGCTTCTTCGATGATGGCGTGGGCGTTGGTGCCGCTGATACCGAAGGCGGAGATGCCGGCGCGGCGGGGGCGGTCGGGGCGTGCGAGCCAGGGGTGTGTTTCGGTGAGCAGGCGGACGTGGCCGCTGTCCCAGTCGACCATCGGGGTGGGTTCGTCGACGTGCAGGGTCTTGGGGAGTTGCTCGTGTCGTAGGGCCTGCACCATTTTGATGAGGCCGGCGACGCCGGCGGCTGCCTGGGTGTGGCCGAGGTTGGATTTGACGGAGCCGAGCCAGAGGGGTTGACCGTCGGGTCGGTTCTGGCCGTAGGTGGCCAGGAGGGCCTGGGCTTCGATGGGGTCGCCGAGGCGGGTGCCGGTGCCGTGGGCTTCGACGGCGTCGATGTCGGCGGGGGTGAGGCGGGCGTTGGCGAGGGCCTGGCGGATGACGCGTTGCTGGGAGGGTCCGTTGGGTGCGGTGAGTCCGTTGCTGGCGCCGTCCTGGTTGACGGCGGTGCCGCGGACGACGGCCAGGACGCGGTGTCCGTTGCGGCGGGCGTCGCTCAGACGCTCCAGGACCAGCATGCCGGCCCCCTCGGCCCAGCCCGTGCCGTCGGCCCGGGACGAGAAGGCCTTGCACCGGCCGTCGGCGGACAGGGCCCGCTGCCGGGTGAGTTCGATGAAGATCCCCGGTGTCGGCATCACCGTGACCCCGCCGGCCAGGGCCAGCGAGGACTCCCCGCGGCGCAGCGACTGGCAGGCCAGGTGCACGGCCGTCAGGGACGCCGAGCAGGCGGTGTCCACCGTCAGCGCGGGCCCTTCCAGACCCAGCGCGTAGGAGATGCGCCCGGACGCCACGCTGGGCGTGCTGCCGGTCATCAGATAGCCCTCGGTGGTCGCCGTGCCCTGGTCGAGACGGGGCCCGTAGTCCTGGAAGGTCGCGCCGACGAACACCCCCGTCGCCGAGCCCGCGAGGTCGGCCGGGACGATGCCGGCGTTCTCCAGGGCCTCCCAGGAGGTCTCCAGCAGCACCCGCTGCTGCGGGTCCATCGCGGCGGCCTCGCGCGGGGAGATGCCGAAGAACTCCGCGTCGAAGCCCGCCACGTCCCGCAGGAACCCGCCCTCGCGCACGTAGTGCTTGCCCGGCTGCTCGCCCTCCGGGTCGTACAGGCCGGCCACGTCCCAGCCGCGGTCCGTGGGGAAGGGCCCGATGCGTTCCTCCCCCGCGGCGAGGACCTGCCACAGCTCCTCCGGCGAACCGATGCCGCCGGGGAAGCGGCAGGCCATGCTCACGACGGCGATCGGCTCGTCCGCGTCGGCGGCCACCGGCCGCGGGCCGTCCGACCC encodes the following:
- a CDS encoding acyltransferase domain-containing protein, with amino-acid sequence MTLDLLDHYPPYAHHFHTITHTLQPHLPFDLEQTLRNTTHQPELLQRIDLLQPLLFTINTALAQTWHTHGLTPHAYTGHSQGEITAAHLA
- a CDS encoding type I polyketide synthase, whose translation is MLGASLQLAGGDGLVVTGRLGQDTDAWLADHAALGTTLFPGTGFVELALHAGRQAGSDLLEELALEAPLVLPAEGGVHIQVAVKEPDQDGRRSVGVYARPADAPPDTAWTRHAGGTLAEAADPEPAADAAEWPPRGAEAVPLEGWYEELARSGYAYGPAFQGLRKAWRLGEEVFAELALPEGLGEDAARFGLHPALLDAALHAVELGVLPRTGRTQLPFVFSGVRFHAGGAAAVRVRISRAGENAVALHVTDTDGNPVATVASLSRRPVSADRLAAAGGAEQDALFRLDWTPVTRPAAVPAERWAVVGPQLPELARAAGRAGHTVSAHPDLAAVSKAVADGGERPDLVFVPLIGEPDEPVDGAAVRAAARRMLEVAQTWLADERLADARLVVVTRGAVAAGRDTDVADLAHAGLWGLVRSAQSEHPDLFALLDLDREGPLPGGLGGALLTQEPQLAVRDDEFLAPRLARVGAGGARDGSVSVRWDPDGTVLITGGTGALGALTARHLATRHGVRSFVLTSRRGADAPGAASLRAELEALGARVSVEACDAADPEALAELLAGVPDDRPLTGVVHTAGVLADGLLESLDGSRLDDVLRPKADAAWNLHRLTRDHELSAFVLFSSVQGLVGGPGQANYAAANVFLDALARHRRAQGLPAVSLDWGLWAEGGMEAALSEEDRARLARSTGMTAIAPRLGVELFDAALQVDEPQLVVARLDAAALRARGADVPPVLRRLVRGRALPAAASGTTAAVSAAPATLAERLAPLSPADRLKELLALVRAEAATVLDHASPQAVDVRRGFKDLGFTSLTSVELRNRLSRRTGLRLPATLVFDHPSPEALAELLGSQLFPEQSPAPEPGPVPEEADAAGSAEADLDQIDDMDVAELVRLAREGLDN
- a CDS encoding acyltransferase domain-containing protein, which produces MNTLRQQGTRAHLIPATVPSHSPALEPLKHHILNDLNHLTPNPPTPPLLHHHHPPHPRHQPHPHHWYNNARQPVAFHPTITQLLNDGHTTYLEPSPHPVLTHHIENTAHHHNTPIHTLTTLRRNTNGPHQLLTNLTHAWTHGHPITFTPTLPPPPPPPPHLPLPTPPLLDQPPASECRARRAGTRRRRSCVARREPAARRW